A genome region from Bombus pyrosoma isolate SC7728 linkage group LG14, ASM1482585v1, whole genome shotgun sequence includes the following:
- the LOC122575093 gene encoding serine/arginine-rich splicing factor 2 codes for MSYGRPPPRIDGMVSLKVDNLTYRTTPEDLRRVFERCGEVGDIYIPRDRFTRESRGFAFVRFYDKRDAEDALDAMDGRLLDGRELRVQMARYGRPTSPHRSRGSRRRGRSRSRSRDRRRSRSRSRSRSRSRDRDRRRSYSRSRSRSRSDSKSSRGKSRSRSKSPDRQKDSRSKSRD; via the exons ATGAGTTACGGTAGGCCACCACCTCGAATTGATGGGATGGTGTCCTTAAAAGTGGACAATCTCACGTACAGAACGACGCCGGAGGATCTGAGACGCGTGTTCGAAAGATGTGGCGAGGTCGGCGACATTTACATACCCAGGGACCGTTTTACTCGAGAAAGTCGCGGGTTCGCATTCGTTAG ATTCTATGATAAGCGTGATGCAGAAGATGCATTAGATGCTATGGATGGAAGACTGTTAGATGGTAGGGAACTTAGAGTTCAAATGGCCCGATATGGACGACCAACTTCGCCACACCGAAGTCGTGGTAGCCGACGACGAGGAAG ATCACGTAGTAGAAGCAGGGATCGAAGACGCTCACGTTCTAGATCCCGCAGTAGATCAAGGAGCCGGGATAGAGATCGCAGGCGTTCATATAGTCGAAGCCGCAGCCGTTCGCGTTCTGACAGTAAGAGTTCGCGTGGAAAGTCCCGTTCTCGCAGCAAGTCTCCAGATAGGCAAAAAGACAGTCGCTCCAAATCAAG GGACTGA
- the LOC122575082 gene encoding lysophospholipid acyltransferase 7, which translates to MWTDVVYVTLLLFCVFVGFYYRKIEDPEVKKWTGTFIGILLTGVVSGSYILFPLIFSLINAVIITNISPKKSHIVSFIFSFFFLLVISRLGDYIGLPVPSTHTNLILMILTLKLSGLAFELNAAINPPADDPEGVDNEAIKNVGFLDVFHYGFGYMGLLTGPYYRYRTYWDHLYRPFSKVVDPWPVTLYKLKQTIFFVVLFFIMNYCYPVRYILTEEYAERSFLYRHFYMYPTFVLFRVRMYIGMGLAECGCQMAGLGAYPTRCKPIQGLGPKDYKTTETLAKTPEKLENEELDFETVYNMNVWKLEKCNSTRTAMKTWNNCVQYWFGVYIYKRLPMKNMRALLTLLLSAVWHGWSAGYAVCFCQIPLFLLSEDIFYKFYQQAAENSIARKLWYLLGWYEKTTCMAYLGISFLVLDFKETLAYYKLVYFSGHIIALTLYMAALYCKLYIFKKPTGDKDKDK; encoded by the exons ATGTGGACGGATGTAGTTTATGTCACACTGTTGTTGTTTTGTGTATTCGTCGggttttattatcgaaaaatagaagatcCAGAAGTGAAGAAATGGACCGGCACGTTTATTGGCATCCTATTAACAGGAGTTGTCTCTGGAAGTTATATACTTTTCCCTTTGATTTTTTCTCTGATTAACGCTGTTATTATAACCAACATCTCACCAAA GAAATCTCATATTGTCagctttattttttcattcttctttctaCTTGTTATATCTCGATTAGGGGATTATATTGGTTTACCAGTACCATCAACTCATACAAATCTCATACTGATGATATTGACACTAAAATTATCTGGACTAGCGTTTGAACTAAATGCAGCTATTAATCCTCCAGCTGATGATCCAGAAGGAGTAGATAATGaagcaataaaaaatgttggatTTTTAGATGTTTTTCATTATGGTTTTGGCTACATGGGACTTTTGACTG GACCATACTATCGATATAGAACATATTGGGACCATCTATATAGGCCATTCTCTAAAGTAGTAGATCCATGGCCTGTCACATTATACAAACTGAAACAAACTATATTCTTTGTTGTGCTATTCTTCATAATGAATTACTGCTATCCCGTCAGA TATATTTTAACAGAAGAGTATGCAGAAAGATCTTTCCTTTATAGACACTTTTATATGTATCCTACATTCGTCCTTTTTCGAGTAAGAATGTACATTGGAATGGGTTTAGCAGAATGTGGGTGTCAAATGGCTGGACTAGGAGCATATCCTACTAGATGTAAGCCTATACAAGGACTAGGTCCAAAAGATTATAAAACAACAGAAACATT AGCTAAAACACCTGAGAAACTGGAGAACGAAGAATTGGATTTTGAAactgtatataatatgaatgtttggaaattagaaaaatgcaaTTCGACAAGAACAGCTATGAAAACATGGAACAATTGTGTTCAATATTGGTTTGGTGTCTATATCTATAAACGACTGCCAATGAAAAATATGCGAGCTCTTTTAACCCTATTACTTTCTGCTGTTTGGCATGGTTGGTCAGCTGGCTATGCTGTTTGCTTCTGTCAGATTCCTCTTTTTCTGTTATCAGAGGAcatattctacaaattttatcaGCAAGCCGCTGAAAACAGTATC GCTAGAAAATTGTGGTATTTGCTAGGATGGTATGAGAAAACAACTTGCATGGCGTATTTGGGAATATCATTTTTAGTATTAGATTTCAAAGAAACTCTAGCTTACTAcaaacttgtatatttctcTGGTCATATCATAGCACTTACGTTATACATGGCAGCTCTTTACTgcaaattgtatattttcaagaaGCCTACAGGAGATAAGGATAAAGATAAATAG
- the LOC122574564 gene encoding 28 kDa heat- and acid-stable phosphoprotein translates to MPRGKYVSYKGRSRHFTNPEELEEQRRQEEKKLQWRKNKGKDSSSDEEDEPKAHGDSVKNNSSSGTDTNSESESESETEGKTKGVENLIQVENPNRVQKKAKKLSQLNQSLDTAKPDLSRREREQLERQRAYANYQKLHAAGKTDEARADLARLAIVKQQREEAAKKREAEKKQKELALQRKTELRQKALGKKS, encoded by the exons ATGCCACGCG GTAAATATGTCAGTTACAAAGGCCGGAGTCGTCACTTCACTAACCCCGAGGAACTGGAGGAGCAACGACGCCAGGAGGAAAAAAAGCTCCAGTGGAGA AAGAACAAAGGAAAGGATAGTTCAAGTGATGAGGAAGATGAACCCAAAGCACACGGTGAttcagtaaaaaataatagttcCTCGGGGACAGATACCAACAGCGAATCAGAATCAGAATCGGAAACTGAG GGAAAGACAAAGggtgtagaaaatttaattcaagtTGAAAATCCAAATAGGGTacaaaagaaagcaaaaaaatTATCTCAATTAAATCAATCTTTAGACACAGCGAAACCAGATTTGTCTCGTAGAGAACG gGAACAACTAGAAAGACAGAGAGCATATGCAAACTATCAGAAATTACACGCGGCAGGTAAAACGGATGAAGCACGCGCGGATCTAGCACGATTAGCTATAGTTAAACAACAACGAGAGGAAGCGGCTAAAAAACGAGAAGctgaaaagaaacaaaaagaactCGCTCTTCAGAGGAAAACGGAACTTAGGCAAAAAGCTCTTGGCAAAAAATCCTAG